The proteins below come from a single Aspergillus oryzae RIB40 DNA, chromosome 5 genomic window:
- the ppt1 gene encoding protein serine/threonine phosphatase PPT1 (serine-threonine phosphatase 2A, catalytic subunit), protein MASSDLEAATALKVQGNKAFGQHEWPTAVDFYTQAIAKYDREPSFFSNRAQAHIKLEAYGFAIADATKALELDPAYTKAYWRRALANTAILNYKDALRDFKVVAKREPNNRDAKVKLADCEKLVRRMEFEKAIEVGDPPSAFEDLDIDAIAVDDSYDGVRLEKEMTQEFIDDMIERFKNGKKIHRKYAFQIVKAVKDIVYAEPTMVEIGVDQGTKLTVCGDTHGQFFDLLEIFRLNGYPSEKHAYLFNGDFVDRGSWSTEIALLLYAYKWLRPNGIFLNRGNHETDDMNKVYGFEGECKAKYNERMFKVFSESFSALPLATLIGNKYLVLHGGLFSDDNTSLDDIRKLDRHNQRQPGQQGLMMEMLWTDPQTEPGRGPSKRGVGLQFGPDVTKRFCEKNGLEAIIRSHEVRMEGYEVEHDGRCITVFSAPKYCDTTENKGAFINVGPELKLDFQVFEAVPHPDIKPMAYAQNSIMSMM, encoded by the exons atGGCGTCGTCCGACCTCGAGGCTGCCACTGCGCTTAAGGTGCAGGGCAATAAAGCGTTCGGTCAACATGAGTGGCCTACTGCCGTGGATTTCTACACCCAGGCCATAGCGAAATATGATCGCGAGCCGTCGTTCTTCAGCAATCGCGCTCAG GCGCATATTAAACTCGAAGCTTATGGCTTCGCGATTGCCGACGCCACCAAGGCCCTTGAGCTCGACCCCGCCTACACCAAG GCCTACTGGAGGCGAGCCCTAGCCAACACCGCCATCCTCAACTACAAAGATGCCCTTAGAGACTTCAAAGTCGTTGCAAAGAGAGAGCCCAATAACCGCGATGCGAAGGTAAAACTGGCAGACTGCGAGAAGCTTGTGCGCCGGATGGAATTTGAGAAGGCCATTGAAGTGGGTGACCCGCCGTCAGCCTTCGAGGACTTAGATATCGACGCCATAGCAGTTGACGACAGCTATGATGGTGTGcgattggagaaggaaatgacGCAAGAGTTCATCGATGATATGATCGAGCGGTTCAAGAACGGCAAGAAAATTCATCGCAAGTATGCCTTCCAGATCGTCAAGGCTGTCAAGGACATCGTGTATGCGGAACCAACCATGGTCGAGATTGGTGTGGACCAGGGTACTAAGTTGACAGTCTGCGGTGACACGCATG GACAATTCTTCGATCTGCTGGAGATCTTCCGGTTGAACGGATACCCGAGCGAAAAGCACGCATACCTTTTCAACGGCGACTTCGTGGATCGCGGCTCTTGGTCTACTGAGATTGCCTTGCTTCTCTATGCATACAAGTGGCTGCGACCGAAtggcatcttcctcaaccgTGGAAACCACGAGACGGACGATATGAACAAGGTTTATGGATTCGAGGGCGAGTGCAAGGCGAAGTACAACGAGAGGATGTTCAAGGTGTTCTCGGAGTCCTTCTCTGCTCTGCCCTTGGCTACATTAATCGGCAACAAGTATCTTGTTCTCCACGGTGGTCTCTTCTCTGACGACAACACATCCCTGGATGACATCCGGAAACTGGACCGCCACAACCAGCGCCAGCCCGGGCAGCAAGgtctgatgatggagatgctCTGGACTGATCCCCAGACGGAGCCCGGTCGCGGACCCAGCAAGCGAGGAGTTGGTCTCCAGTTTGGTCCGGATGTTACCAAGAGATTCTGCGAGAAGAATGGACTGGAAGCCATCATTCGCTCTCACGAAGTCCGTATGGAGGGTTACGAAGTCGAGCATGATGGAAGGTGCATCACCGTCTTCTCTGCTCCCAAGTACTGCGACACCACCGAGAACAAGGGAGCCTTCATCAACGTTGGGCCAGAGCTTAAGCTGGACTTCCAAGTTTTTGAAGCTGTGCCTCACCCTGATATCAAGCCTATG GCTTATGCACAAAACTCGATCATGTCCATGATGTGA
- a CDS encoding uncharacterized protein (predicted protein) — MAQASTPTEDIPLEYFPEPTEEDEHPWYSAFRLALDKPLLRIWDSHSTVKPTSKNRLYSRDQIKRLDTFEARAISLSIHAHNSRAPTPFISFTTSAGAARRLAQKMPQKRGSQMLTVINPRVRRAKGRYLLSTVDEMCYYGVRKPYRTFYRDYQDEFLCLWVVGEEEIVGHWKWDKLVEEKGWYQATILPAFRKHDKRFTAHLSPISLSVSVEVCSDTSSSAEMISRGQTKGWEEGNSLDSEISPDQHQDLSSEGYSGSLEDYSDPGDSYYENEANSIGFLLNASEED, encoded by the coding sequence ATGGCACAAGCATCCACTCCAACAGAGGATATACCTCTGGAATATTTTCCAGAACCcaccgaggaagacgaaCATCCATGGTATTCTGCATTTCGCTTAGCTCTCGACAAGCCACTCCTCAGAATCTGGGATTCCCACTCGACGGTCAAGCCAACATCAAAAAACCGCCTTTATTCaagagatcaaatcaaaAGACTAGACACTTTCGAGGCCCGGGCAATATCGTTATCCATCCACGCCCACAATTCCCGGGCTCCCACACCGTTCATCTCATTCACTACATCCGCAGGAGCTGCACGGAGACTTGCCCAAAAAATGCCCCAGAAGAGAGGCTCTCAGATGCTTACGGTTATCAATCCCAGGGTCCGAAGGGCCAAGGGTCGATACCTTCTCAGTACGGTTGATGAAATGTGCTACTACGGGGTAAGGAAGCCATACCGGACGTTCTATCGGGACTATCAAGATGAATTCCTCTGCCTTTGggtggttggagaagaagagattgttGGACATTGGAAATGGGATAAGCTCGTTGAGGAGAAGGGTTGGTACCAGGCCACCATCCTGCCTGCGTTTAGAAAGCATGATAAAAGATTTACGGCACATCTCTCGCCAATCTCTCTATCAGTTTCAGTGGAAGTCTGTTCCGATACATCTTCGAGTGCtgagatgatatcaagaggGCAGACCAAAGGGTGGGAAGAAGGCAACTCCCTTGATTCAGAAATCTCTCCTGATCAGCATCAGGACTTGTCGAGTGAGGGATATAGCGGGTCATTAGAGGATTATAGTGATCCGGGCGACAGCTACTACGAGAATGAGGCTAACTCAATCGGTTTCTTGCTCAACGCTTCCGAGGAGGATTAG
- a CDS encoding damage-control phosphatase ARMT1 family protein (uncharacterized conserved protein), whose protein sequence is MEFDPKTPQYLTSDKSSFALTSALERWPVIITGAIDDLHRTVGDVSDEEKRKEGKGIIEKLAALKYELQHNRQLTPLPDDGQPGIEEYNKELEQRGNPKWHDVAWLYSECYLYRRISAYFALSTHWKGYDVFARQKMSTFKSSRPAVLELAARYKEIAQEAEKGQADGKTPEQVEQAERILFSEMCEICLWGNATDLSLLTSLTYEDIQKLQGSQARKAAEKNILVNDLDAAFEVLNKARKEKKTGERRVDIVLDNSGFELFVDLILAGYLLSAGLATTVVLHPKLIPWFVSDVTPPDFRDLISALADPQSFYTAADESGKEHSPLSDKELSEVNFLFEQWSRLHADGKLVIRPHAFWTSPGSYWRMPNTAKDLFEDLQQSELVLFKGDLNYRKLTSDATWDPTTPFTTAIGPMGPKSGVRVLAFRTCKADVVVGLPAGEDERLRQLPNGGGSEARKWAWSGKWAVVSFSDGKA, encoded by the exons ATGGAGTTCGATCCCAAGACCC CGCAATACCTTACTTCCGACAAATCCAGCTTCGCCTTGACCTCTGCTCTTGAACGCTGGCCCGTGATTATC ACTGGTGCTATTGACGACCTCCACCGCACTGTTGGTGATGTatccgacgaagaaaagcgcaaggagggaaagggtaTCATTGAGAAACTCGCAGCGCTCAAATATGAATTGCAACATAACAGACAACTGAC CCCCCTACCCGACGACGGTCAGCCGGGTATCGAAGAATATAACAAGGAGTTGGAGCAACGAGGAAACCCCAAATGGCACGATGTTGCATGGCTATACTCTGAATGCTATCTTT ACAGGCGCATCAGTGCCTACTTCGCCTTGTCCACACACTGGAAAGGATACGATGTATTTGCCCGCCAGAAGATGTCAACTTTCAAATCGTCCCGTCCGGCAGTTCTGGAGTTAGCCGCCAGATACAAGGAAATCGCTcaggaggcggagaagggCCAGGCTGACGGCAAGACCCCGGAGCAGGTCGAACAGGCTGAGCGTATACTCTTCTCTGAGATGTGTGAGATCTGTCTGTGGGGTAATGCCACCGATCTGTCCCTCTTAACCTCTCTTACCTACGAGGATATTCAGAAACTGCAGGGCTCGCAGGCGCGCAAGGCCGCGGAGAAGAACATTCTCGTCAACGATTTGGACGCCGCGTTTGAGGTGCTCAATAAGGCCcgcaaggagaagaagaccggGGAGCGTCGTGTAGACATTGTTCTCGATAACTCCGGTTTCGAGCTGTTCGTTGACCTTATCCTTGCCGGATACCTTCTCTCTGCCGGCTTGGCTACGACAGTTGTACTGCACCCTAAGCTGATCCCTTGGTTCGTATCGGATGTTACACCCCCGGACTTCAGGGACCTTATCAGCGCGCTCGCCGACCCGCAATCATTCTACACTGCCGCCGATGAGTCGGGCAAGGAACATTCCCCTCTCTCCGATAAGGAGCTGTCAGAGGTAAACTTCCTCTTCGAACAATGGTCCCGGCTCCACGCAGATGGCAAGCTGGTCATCCGCCCACACGCTTTCTGGACCTCCCCCGGAAGCTACTGGCGCATGCCCAACACAGCAAAGGATCTCTTTGAGGACCTGCAACAGAGCGAGCTCGTCCTCTTCAAGGGTGACCTCAACTATCGCAAGCTGACCAGTGAT GCTACCTGGGACCCCACAACACCTTTCACGACTGCCATCGGCCCAATGGGCCCTAAGTCTGGCGTTCGTGTCCTCGCTTTCCGGACCTGCAAAGCGGATGTCGTTGTCGGACTGCCAGCAGGTGAAGACGAGAGACTCCGCCAACTGCCTAATGGCGGGGGCTCCGAGGCCCGGAAATGGGCTTGGAGTGGAAAGTGGGCTGTTGTGTCCTTCTCTGACGGGAAGGCTTAA
- the gatA gene encoding 4-aminobutyrate transaminase gatA (4-aminobutyrate aminotransferase) yields MASIARSSFRLRSVTRVPTARTISTTPHLRAAAKPFFADEPAGPKLATAIPGPKNKAATAELDKVFDVRSLNMLTDYSKSIGNYIADLDGNVLLDVYAQIASIPVGYNNPHLTKVAQSPEMTTSLINRPALGNFPSADWADILNTGILKVAPKGLNQVFTAMAGSDANETAYKAAFMYYRQLQRGGPEKEFTEEELQTTMNNQSPGSPQLSIMSFKSAFHGRLFGSLSTTRSKPIHKLDIPAFDWPQAPFPSLKYPLEEHAQENAQEEQRCLQETERLIKEWHNPVAAVVVEPIQSEGGDNHASPAFFRGLREITKRNNVLFIVDEVQTGVGATGKFWAHDHWNLETPPDMVTFSKKAQTAGYYYGNPALRPNKPYRQFNTWMGDPARALIFRGIIEEIERLNLVEHTAKTGEYLYSGLQRLAEKYPEHLQNLRGKGQGTFIAWDTPKRDEFLGKAKGVGVNIGGSGVSAVRLRPMLIFQQHHADILLESIEKIIKQL; encoded by the exons ATGGCCTCCATTGCTCGCTCCAGCTTCAGATTGCGCTCGGTGACGCGCGTGCCGACTGCCCGCACCATCAGCACCACCCCGCACCTTCGCGCGGCGGCGAAGCCCTTCTTTGCTGATGAGCCCGCTGGTCCCAAGTTGGCCACCGCCATCCCGGGCCCTAAGAACAAGGCTGCCACAGCTGAATTGGACAAGGTCTTTGACGTGCGAAGCTTGAACATGCTCACTGATTATTCCAAGTCTATTGGTAACTA TATTGCTGATCTCGATGGAAATGTCCTCCTGGATGT CTACGCTCAGATTGCTTCTATCCCTGTTGGCTACAACAACCCCCATCTCACCAAAGTCGCTCAATCGCCCGAGATGACTACCTCTTTGATCAACCGACCAGCCCTGGGCAACTTCCCCTCTGCTGACTGGGCTGACATCTTGAACACTGGTATCCTCAAGGTCGCCCCCAAGGGCCTGAACCAGGTCTTCACCGCCATGGCCGGATCTGACGCCAACGAGACTGCCTACAAAGCCGCTTTCATGTACTACCGTCAGTTGCAGCGTGGAGGTCCCGAGAAGGAGTTCACTGAGGAGGAACTGCAGACTACCATGAACAACCAGTCTCCAGGCTCCCCACAGCTGTCTATCATGTCCTTCAAGTCTGCTTTCCACGGCCGTCTCTTTGGCAGTCTGTCCACCACCCGCAGTAAGCCCATCCACAAGCTCGACATCCCTGCCTTCGACTGGCCCCAGGCgcctttcccctccctcaaGTACCCACTTGAAGAGCATGCTCAGGAGAACGCCCAGGAGGAACAGCGCTGCCTCCAGGAGACCGAGCGTTTGATCAAGGAATGGCACAACCCTGTCGCCGCCGTCGTTGTCGAGCCCATCCAGTCCGAGGGTGGAGACAACCACGCCTCTCCTGCCTTCTTCCGCGGCCTGCGCGAGATCACCAAGCGTAACAACGTTCTCTTCATCGTCGATGAGGTGCAGACCGGTGTTGGAGCTACAGGCAAGTTCTGGGCCCACGACCACTGGAACCTCGAGACCCCTCCCGACATGGTGACCTTCtcgaagaaggcccagaCCGCCGGTTACTACTACGGTAACCCCGCCCTGCGTCCCAACAAGCCTTACCGTCAGTTCAACACCTGGATGGGTGACCCCGCTCGTgccctcatcttccgtggTATCATTGAGGAGATCGAGCGCCTGAACCTCGTCGAGCACACCGCCAAGACCGGTGAATACCTGTACTCTGGTCTCCAGCGCCTTGCTGAGAAGTACCCCGAGCATCTGCAGAACCTCCGTGGTAAGGGCCAGGGAACCTTCATTGCCTGGGATACCCCCAAGCGTGACGAGTTCCtcggcaaggccaagggcGTCGGTGTCAACATTGGTGGAAGCGGAGTCAGCGCCGTTCGCCTCCGGCCCATGCTGATCTTCCAGCAGCACCATG CTGATATCCTCCTGGAGAGCATTGAGAAGATTATCAAGCAGCTGTAA